In one Candidatus Nealsonbacteria bacterium genomic region, the following are encoded:
- a CDS encoding rhodanese-like domain-containing protein — MRPSTQIIVFAIIVGAISGALAGFLVLKYQSPSQNELIKDFYLTENAVHVSPHGLRGKMDKGINDFVLVDLRSQEEYEKEHIMSAINIPAYKDPDTSAYGDIDRILGEFSKLPKDKEIIVYCYSMPCMTGRKIGKLLAENGIYVKHLGIGWNEWKHFWNLWNHEHEWDTTNVEDYIASGKEPGVPKIKDNSQGCPIEGDFGC, encoded by the coding sequence ATGAGGCCATCAACTCAAATCATAGTTTTTGCAATAATTGTTGGCGCAATATCCGGAGCGTTAGCTGGATTTTTAGTTTTAAAGTATCAATCCCCGAGCCAAAATGAACTTATAAAAGATTTTTATCTAACTGAAAATGCGGTTCATGTCAGTCCTCATGGCTTACGAGGGAAAATGGATAAAGGAATTAATGACTTTGTTCTTGTTGATTTAAGAAGCCAAGAAGAATATGAAAAAGAACATATAATGAGCGCAATAAACATACCTGCCTACAAAGACCCGGATACCTCAGCTTATGGCGATATAGATAGAATTCTTGGGGAGTTTTCAAAACTGCCGAAGGACAAAGAAATTATTGTCTATTGCTATAGTATGCCGTGTATGACTGGTAGAAAAATTGGGAAATTGCTCGCTGAAAATGGTATTTATGTAAAACATCTTGGAATAGGTTGGAATGAGTGGAAACACTTTTGGAATTTATGGAATCACGAACATGAGTGGGATACAACAAATGTTGAAGATTATATTGCAAGCGGTAAAGAACCGGGTGTTCCAAAAATAAAGGATAATTCTCAAGGATGTCCAATTGAAGGAGATTTCGGTTGTTAA
- a CDS encoding TraR/DksA family transcriptional regulator has translation MDKKNIQEFKERLEKDKENLEKELSSFAKKDEKTAENWNTRYPHFNGGTGGQRLEEAADEVEEYVTLLPIEASLELKLQTVNSALKKIKKGNYGKCEKCKKIIDLERLKAYPGAKTCQKCRK, from the coding sequence ATGGATAAAAAAAATATTCAAGAGTTTAAAGAACGATTAGAAAAAGATAAAGAAAACCTTGAAAAAGAACTGTCTTCGTTTGCCAAAAAAGATGAAAAAACTGCCGAAAACTGGAACACTCGATATCCGCATTTTAACGGAGGAACAGGTGGCCAAAGACTAGAAGAAGCGGCTGATGAAGTTGAAGAATATGTCACTTTATTGCCAATAGAAGCCAGCCTTGAGTTAAAGCTTCAGACGGTCAATTCAGCTTTAAAGAAAATAAAAAAAGGCAATTATGGTAAATGCGAAAAATGCAAAAAAATTATTGACCTAGAAAGACTAAAAGCTTATCCCGGAGCTAAGACCTGTCAAAAATGCAGGAAATAA
- the pnp gene encoding polyribonucleotide nucleotidyltransferase, translating into MQNYTFQTEFGNRKLKVEIRHLAEQANADVLVRCGDTLVLVTAVMSKEEKEGLGFFPLIVDYEERYYAAGKIKGPRYIKRESRPSDEAICNARLIDRTIRPLFPKHLNREVQIVVTVLSWDGQNDPDILGLLAASVALSISDIPWSGPIGAVRISQINDKFLLNPTYEERGGSPMDLILTGGKTGKEFLINMIEGSFEEIEEDLILKSFKSALADLKKLVDFQEEIRKKIGKEKITFSVPMPDLELEKEINKFLGNKLEKALFQEEKTERTENVNKTRKDLSCFVEEKYSDQDKIKYAKDFFEKEIGKLMHQNVLQKGKRPDDRSLDEIREITIEVGLLPRTHGSALFCRGQTKALSILTLGAPEDQQLLEGMEIVGKKRFMHHYNFPPYSVGEIRPMRGPGRRDIGHGALVEKSLLPLIPGFDEFPYTIRVVSEILSSNGSTSMASVSASSLALMDAGVPIKRPAAGIALGLMTDKNGRYKILTDIQGPEDFHGEMDFKMAGTKKGVTIIQMDVKIKGITEKIFKEALERAKKARLQILDKMTKVLPYPRPELSSFAPRILSLQINPERIRDVVGPGGKIINEIIADTGAAIDIQPTGLIFVTSDSEESAKKAVDRIKDITREVKVGEVFQGKVKKIVNFGAFVEILPGQEGLIHISRFRPWRVNNLEELIKIGDILPVKVINIDEQGKIGLSLEDANGQAASKKN; encoded by the coding sequence ATGCAAAATTATACTTTTCAAACAGAATTTGGTAACCGAAAACTTAAGGTAGAAATTCGGCATTTAGCCGAACAAGCCAACGCCGATGTTTTGGTTCGTTGCGGAGATACCTTGGTTCTTGTAACGGCAGTAATGTCGAAAGAAGAAAAGGAAGGATTGGGTTTTTTCCCTTTAATTGTTGATTATGAAGAAAGGTATTATGCGGCCGGTAAAATTAAAGGTCCTCGCTACATTAAAAGAGAAAGTCGGCCCTCTGACGAGGCAATTTGTAACGCCAGGTTAATTGACAGGACTATTCGGCCTTTATTCCCTAAGCACTTAAACCGGGAGGTTCAGATAGTTGTTACTGTTTTATCCTGGGATGGCCAGAACGATCCAGATATTTTGGGCTTACTTGCAGCTTCTGTTGCTCTCTCAATATCCGACATTCCCTGGTCAGGCCCAATTGGGGCAGTCAGGATAAGTCAAATCAATGACAAATTTCTTTTAAATCCTACTTATGAAGAAAGGGGGGGGAGCCCAATGGATTTGATTCTTACCGGAGGAAAAACCGGGAAAGAGTTTTTGATTAACATGATTGAAGGCAGTTTTGAAGAAATAGAAGAAGATTTAATTTTAAAATCTTTCAAGTCAGCCTTGGCTGATTTAAAAAAACTTGTTGATTTTCAAGAAGAAATTAGAAAAAAAATCGGCAAAGAAAAGATTACTTTTTCAGTTCCGATGCCTGATTTAGAGCTAGAAAAAGAAATCAATAAATTTTTAGGTAATAAGTTAGAAAAAGCTCTTTTCCAGGAAGAAAAGACAGAAAGGACGGAGAACGTGAATAAAACCAGAAAAGATCTTTCTTGTTTTGTTGAAGAAAAATATTCTGATCAGGATAAAATAAAATATGCCAAAGATTTTTTTGAAAAAGAAATTGGAAAATTAATGCATCAAAATGTTCTCCAGAAAGGAAAAAGACCAGATGACAGATCTCTAGATGAAATAAGGGAAATTACAATAGAAGTTGGGTTATTGCCTAGAACTCATGGTTCGGCTCTTTTCTGCCGAGGCCAAACCAAGGCTTTATCTATCTTGACCTTGGGAGCGCCCGAGGACCAACAATTACTAGAAGGAATGGAAATTGTTGGAAAAAAGAGGTTTATGCATCATTATAACTTTCCTCCCTATTCGGTTGGAGAAATTAGACCGATGAGAGGGCCGGGCAGAAGAGACATTGGCCACGGGGCATTGGTGGAAAAATCTCTTTTACCTTTAATCCCTGGCTTTGATGAATTCCCTTACACAATAAGAGTGGTTTCGGAAATTCTTTCTTCAAACGGTTCCACCAGCATGGCTTCGGTCTCTGCTTCTTCTCTGGCTTTAATGGATGCAGGAGTGCCAATCAAAAGACCAGCAGCTGGTATTGCTCTCGGATTAATGACAGATAAAAATGGCCGTTATAAGATTCTGACTGATATTCAAGGACCAGAAGATTTTCACGGTGAAATGGATTTTAAGATGGCGGGAACCAAAAAAGGGGTAACGATAATTCAAATGGATGTTAAAATTAAAGGAATCACGGAAAAAATATTTAAAGAGGCTCTGGAACGGGCGAAAAAGGCTCGACTCCAAATACTAGACAAAATGACGAAAGTTTTGCCTTACCCTCGGCCAGAACTTTCTTCTTTTGCTCCCAGAATTTTAAGCTTGCAAATTAACCCAGAAAGAATTCGAGACGTGGTGGGGCCAGGAGGAAAAATAATTAACGAAATAATCGCTGATACTGGGGCAGCAATTGATATCCAGCCAACTGGTTTAATCTTTGTTACCTCTGACTCTGAAGAGTCGGCTAAAAAAGCAGTTGACCGAATAAAGGATATAACTAGAGAGGTAAAAGTTGGTGAAGTTTTTCAAGGAAAAGTCAAAAAAATAGTTAATTTTGGAGCTTTTGTTGAAATTTTACCTGGTCAAGAGGGTTTAATTCATATTTCTCGGTTTAGACCGTGGCGGGTAAACAACCTTGAGGAATTGATAAAGATAGGCGATATTTTACCGGTTAAGGTGATTAACATCGACGAGCAAGGGAAAATAGGCCTATCTCTTGAAGATGCCAATGGCCAGGCCGCGTCTAAGAAAAACTAA
- a CDS encoding NYN domain-containing protein has protein sequence MKAMKHKEQRVSIFIDAQNLYHSAKNLYRARVNFQEILKTAVSQRKLIRAFGYVVRTKTGEEKPFFEALTKLGIETRIRDLQEFFGGAKKADWDVGIVIDAIRTSPSVDVIVLVSGDGDFIALVEYLKNQGKRVEVIAFGRSASGQLKEVADEFIDLDKNPDKYLFKK, from the coding sequence ATGAAAGCGATGAAACACAAAGAACAAAGAGTAAGTATTTTCATTGATGCTCAGAATCTTTATCATTCGGCTAAAAATCTTTACCGAGCCAGAGTTAACTTTCAAGAAATACTAAAGACAGCCGTTAGCCAAAGAAAACTAATCAGGGCTTTTGGCTATGTTGTTAGGACAAAAACTGGAGAGGAAAAACCGTTTTTTGAAGCCTTAACCAAATTAGGTATTGAGACGAGAATCAGAGATTTGCAAGAATTTTTTGGGGGAGCAAAGAAAGCGGACTGGGATGTCGGAATTGTCATTGATGCCATTAGAACATCTCCTTCGGTTGATGTAATAGTTTTAGTTTCCGGTGACGGAGATTTTATTGCTTTGGTGGAATATTTAAAGAATCAGGGCAAAAGAGTAGAGGTCATTGCTTTTGGCAGATCGGCTTCAGGGCAATTAAAAGAAGTAGCTGACGAATTTATTGATTTGGACAAAAATCCAGATAAATATCTTTTTAAAAAATAG
- a CDS encoding 30S ribosomal protein S15, with protein sequence MLTPKEKEKIISRHKLHGVDTGSPEVQIALLSEEIKQLLLHLKKHPKDIHSRRGLLKMVAKRKSLLGYLKKESTRRYKNILKKMGLKK encoded by the coding sequence ATGTTAACTCCCAAAGAAAAAGAAAAAATTATATCAAGACACAAGCTCCACGGAGTAGATACCGGTTCACCCGAAGTTCAGATTGCTTTGTTGTCCGAAGAAATTAAACAGCTGCTTTTGCACTTAAAGAAACATCCTAAAGATATCCATTCCAGGAGGGGCCTTTTGAAAATGGTGGCTAAAAGAAAAAGCCTTTTAGGTTATTTAAAAAAAGAAAGTACAAGAAGATATAAGAATATCTTAAAAAAAATGGGGCTTAAGAAATAA